TCATCCAGAGAGACCTGGGTATGGGAAGGGGTAGCCTCACACAAGAAGACAGGCACAGAAAGGAACAGTGGGTGGTGAGGGGAGAAGGTGAGCAGAGACACAgactcccctttcctctcttcccttctccccagccagGACTGGCTGTGTAGACTTGACTATCACTAATCTACTCGAGGGAGCTGTAGCTTTCATGCCTGAAGACATCACTGAAGGGATCCAGTCCCTTTCCACAGCCTCTGCCCCCAAGGTGAGACCAAGGAAATGGTCAGGTCCAAGACTTGGGGTGGGATGGGGCAATCTACATACTCCCAAGCCCTGACATCTCTTTTTCAATCCTGAGACCCTAGCACAGTGCCTCTCTTATAAAGTAGGCATTCGATGCGTGTTTAATGATGATGACTTCGCAAGCCCTCTGACATTGTGATCACCTCAGTTCCCCAGCTCTGGCCCGGTGACCCCTCAGCCCACAGCCCTAACATTTGCCAAGTCCTCCTGGGCCCGGCAGGAGAGCCTACAGGAGCGCAAGCAGGCACTATATGAATACGCGAGAAGGTGAGGGGCTTAGAGGACAATGGGTAGGAAGGGGCAGGTTGGAGAAGGGAGCTAAATATGGAGCTAATATGGCAAAGTCCACACaacgtcttctccctgtgtcccaTAGGCGATTCACAGAGAGACAGGCCCAGGAGGCTGACTGAGCACAGGATGGCACCCAGAGCCGCAGGCCGGAGACTGGGGGCAGCCCTTACCCAACTCACAACAGGCCGGATGAGTGGGTGGTAAAATGGGAGGGATGGGGCTCCCCCCAATGTCACATTAAATTCAGGGTTTTCACTCAAGGTCTCTGttgcttctctgggtctcaaaAACCCCTTGAGCAGGTTCCTTTTCCCTTGGTTTGGGGGAATGGGAGTGAGGGCCTCTTGGGGGGTTTGTGAGGGGGTGGTCTGAACGGAACTGTCTGAAATTACCTCCGTGTGTCAAGAGATGAGCGATATTAAGGAAGTGTAACTGAACTGAAGACTCAGCAGCAACTGGACTGTAACTTGGGTGTTGAGCCCTGATTTGTGAAGAAACAGCTGCAAAACTACAAGTCCCAGAATGCCTTTCGCTAATGAGCACAGTACACAGGTGTTTATAGAGTTCACACATGCTCAGTGTGGTGGCTGGAGCCTGTTTTCCATAGGCTCCTGACTGTGTTAAATAAGGTGGAGCAAATGGCCCCACCCTAAAACCAGTCTTTACGATTCAACATTTGAGCCAAGCCCCAGGGTGGAGCCGGAATTTACCTTTGTACTTCACCCAGGCCAGGGTTGGTGGTGACTGGCTGGGTGGGTCTCGAACTGGCTGCCATCCTGACGCGTCTCAGAGCTGCAAGCAGGTTTGAATCCAGGATCCTTGTGGCCCTGTTCCCCAGTTcctgtctcccctcctcttcttattctttatccttttctccTGGGGACCTCCTCACAGGTTAACAGGTCTCACATAATTCCTGCTGCCCCTGAGGACCCGTATTAGTCACAGGATTGTTACTGTCTGACTACAGGGTAATAGTCCACTTTTGATAGTTCCTTACTTGGAGACTCAAGTCTTCACTATTCCCTAGCAGGCAAGAAATGCTGGGAAGGATGGACCCCAGTGCATTATCACCTGAGGGTACAGGTTAGGGATCAGGGCTGAGGTGGGAAGATGGTGTCAGCCACCAAATATGAGCCCTTAATGACTGCCCTGCCTTCTGTAGGTCCTGGCAATCAGCACCATGGCCTCTCAGCTTCTCGGGCTGGCAGAGGAGTCTGGCCCAAGCCCTGGGGAGTCTGGACTGGCTGTGAACCCCTTTGATGGGCTCCCTTTCTCTTCTCGCTACTACGAGCTGCTTGAGCAGCGCCGAGCCTTGCCCATCTGGGCTGCTCGCTTTATCTTCTTGGAGCAATTGGAGAGTAGCCCCAGTGGAGTGGTGCTGGTGTCTGGAGAGCCTGGCTCTGGCAAGAGCACCCAGGTCGGGGGAGATTCTGGGATTGGACAAAGGGAGGGATTAGGGAACTGGCCCTTCCCTGGACAAAGGGGGTTGGGCTGCAAGGGGTGAGAGGGGAGGTGGGCAAAGGGAGACTGGTTCGGGTGGCTGGTGAAGGACCAGGGGACTCCCTAAATCAGGAGATTAAACTGGCTATAGCTCCCccagcatttctaacaagtcctgTATCTCACTGACTGGTTGTCCTTCCCCACCTCTACCCCAGATCCCTCAGTGGTGTGCAGAGTTTGTACTGGCCAGGGGGTTCCAGAAGGGCCAGGTAACTGTCACTCAGCCCTACCCGCTGGCAGCCCTGAGCCTGGCCCTGCGGGTTGCTGATGAGATGGACCTGACCCTGGGCCATGAGGTTGGATACAGCATCCCCCAGGAGGACTGCACTGGGCCTGACACCCTACTCAGGTGGGGCCTCCTGCAGGCCTGACCCATATCTGATTCCCCTCACCCGGTAGAAACAAGCCCAGTTCTCTGACATCTCACCATACCCTCCCTCAGCCCAGCTCACCCTTTAAATCATGCATGATGCAACTGCTGAATTAAGCCCTTTAACACCTGCTAGGGACTCAGACATTCAACCTCACCCTCATCATGAAAGTCTCGCTTTCCTAGCTGGAGTACAGCTTGAGAACAAAGTGTCACCCTTgttttgggggttgggggtcaCAGTTAGGAGTCCACAGGCTCAGGAAGTCAGTCACAAGGTCTTTTTCTGACCTTCACTATCAAAGTCTAGGCCCCTTGGGGAGAAGCTCGCTTGGACTTCTGGGGCTGGTCAGTGTCCACACTGACTCCTCTGCCTACTGCCAATGTCAACAGGTTTTGCTGGGACAGGCTGCTTCTGCAGGAGGTGGCCTCGACCCGGGGCACTGGAGCCTGGGATGTACTGGTGCTGGATGAGGCTCAGGAGCGGTCAGTGGCCTCAGACTTGCTCCAGGGGCTGCTGCGAGATGCCAAGCTGGGAAACCTTCCAGGGGACCCTAGAGTGATTGTGGTTACTGACCCAGCCCTTGAACCTAAGCTCCAAGCCTTCTGGGGCAATCCTCCTATTGTGCATGTACCCAGAGGGCCTGGCGAGTGTCCCACTCCCATCTACAGGGACTCTGTCCCCACTGATCGAGTAGAAGCTGCCTGCCAAGCCGTGCTTGAATTGTGTCAGCAGGAAGCTCCAGGAGATGTGCTTGTGTACCTGCCCAGTGAGGAGGTAAAAGGGCTGCAAAAGGAGGTACTCATGTACCAGCTGCCTGGCCCGGGGGACGGGAGCAGTGCTTGTTAGGAACATTAGAGTTGTAGGGTTTACTCCCTGTTGGGGTCCTGAGGGAAAACTCAAGGATTTCAGGCTAGAGGTCTACCACCCTCTTTTTGATCCCATCTAATGCAGAGATTTGTGTTTCAGTGAATTCCTGAAGTTATAACACCCCCACCTTTGTGAGTATGTGCATTTTTTCAGAGTGAAGGGCCATAGCTTTCATCAGTTTTTCAAAGGGGTCTGTGACCCAAAAAGGTGAGAACTGTCCTAATGCCCTGCCCCTTTCCTCAGGAAATTTCCCTGTGCTGTGAATCCTTGTCCAGGGAGGCAGGGCACTTGGCTCTCCAAAGGCCTCCACCACAGGTGCTGCCCCTTCACCCAGGCCATGGTCAAGCCATTCAGGCTGTGTACCAGGACATAGACTCAGGTGTCCGAAAGGTCGTGGTCACTCACTGGCTGGCtgacttctccttctccctcccttccatccgACATGTCATCGACTCAGGACTGGAGCTTCGAAGTGTGAGTGAGAGAGATGAGGGCATGTGGGGACTAAAGATGGAAATGGCCCGCTCTGATCTGTCTTGACTTGGATTGGGGGGCGGTGACAGGTGTACAATCCTCAGATCCGAGCAGAATCCCAAGTATTGAGGCCAATCAGCAGGTGTCAGGCAGAGGCAAGACGACTGCGGGCAAGAGGGGTCCCACCAGGTAAGAGCCTTTGCCCTCCCTGAGGTCAAACACGACAGAGGCACCAACACGCCAGCCCTGAGAAATCTACAGTGGTCTTCTTTCCCAGGTCTTTCTCCCCTCAGGATCCTGCTTCTGCCTGTATCCTAAGTCCTTCCTAGAACTAGAGGCTCCCCCACTGCCCCAACCCAGGGTGTGTGAGGAGAATCTGAGCCCCCTGCTATTACTACTAAAGAGGAGACAGATTGCAGAGCCAGGGGAGTGTCACTTCCTGGACCGGCCTGGTGAGCACCCATCCTGCCCAAGTCCTAACATGTGACCGCCAGGCTCTGGGACCCCTGCCTTGTCAGCCCTGTTACCTCACCAGCTCCAGAAGCACTGATGCAGGCCCTGGAAGACCTAGACTATCTGGCAGCCCTGGATGATGACGGTGACCTGTCAGACCTGGGAGTCATCCTTTCAGAGTTCCCCCTGCCCCCTGAGCTGGCCAAAGCCCTGCTGGCCTCGTGCGAGTTTGACTGTGTGGATGAGATGCTCACCCTCGCCGCCATGCTCACCGGTATAAATtacctctctctctggctctcacGGCCACTTCAGTCCTCCCCTGGGTATTTTGGTCACTTACGGCTGGCCCTTACCCTAAGCTCCAGCCTCCACCCCTCACAGTGCCTAAAGAACAAGACTTGATCACTTAACCCTCTCCTATCTCTAGCCTTTTCCCTCTGCTGGTTCTTGCCCCTTAACTTGCTGAAATCTCTCCTATCTGTTATTACTAAACTCCATACCTCTCTTCCTCAACCCGGTACTCCCCTTCAGCTCTACAGAATAATCTCTATCCTGTTCTATCTAGTGTATTCCTCACCCACTGCATTCCAGCTTCAGGCCCAACACAACTACTGAAATGACCTTCAGCTCACTAGTGACCTCCCAGAGACCTAATCCAGTGAACACTCGTGAGCCCTTATTCATGACCTTCTTTTGACACTTGAGAATGGCAACCACTCCCACCTTGAAACTGCCCCTTCCCTGAGCCTCTGTGACCCACTCCTTGCAGTTTCCATCCTACCTTTCTAGCCATCCCTTTAACCTCTTCCTGGGGCTCTTTGTCCTCTGCTCACCCACTGGAAGTTGGACTTCAGGGTTCTATCCTTGCCCCTTTTATCTTCTCACTCCCTGAACTCTCTGAGCAAGTTCATCCACACCCATGGTCAGAAGTGCCACCTTTACACTTAAAATTTCCAAACCTTGTATCTCCCTGCCAATACCATTCTTCTGAATCTTAGATTTATATATCTGACTTTTGACAGACATTTCTACCAGAGGTCCACAGTACCTCAGCCCAGAACTGAACTCaagcactttctttctttcttttttttttttaaggaagattagccctgagctaactactgccaatcctcctctttttgctgaggaatactagccctgaactaacatccatgcccatcttcccctactttatatgtgggacgcctaccacagcgttgcttgccaagcagtgccgtgtctgcacccgggatccaaaccggcaaaccccgagccgccaaagcagaacgtgcgcacttaatcgctgcgccaccgggcagccccctcaagcacacctcaccaccaccacaaaatcATACCATCATCTC
This genomic interval from Equus quagga isolate Etosha38 chromosome 5, UCLA_HA_Equagga_1.0, whole genome shotgun sequence contains the following:
- the DQX1 gene encoding ATP-dependent RNA helicase DQX1 isoform X1; its protein translation is MASQLLGLAEESGPSPGESGLAVNPFDGLPFSSRYYELLEQRRALPIWAARFIFLEQLESSPSGVVLVSGEPGSGKSTQIPQWCAEFVLARGFQKGQVTVTQPYPLAALSLALRVADEMDLTLGHEVGYSIPQEDCTGPDTLLRFCWDRLLLQEVASTRGTGAWDVLVLDEAQERSVASDLLQGLLRDAKLGNLPGDPRVIVVTDPALEPKLQAFWGNPPIVHVPRGPGECPTPIYRDSVPTDRVEAACQAVLELCQQEAPGDVLVYLPSEEEISLCCESLSREAGHLALQRPPPQVLPLHPGHGQAIQAVYQDIDSGVRKVVVTHWLADFSFSLPSIRHVIDSGLELRSVYNPQIRAESQVLRPISRCQAEARRLRARGVPPGSCFCLYPKSFLELEAPPLPQPRVCEENLSPLLLLLKRRQIAEPGECHFLDRPAPEALMQALEDLDYLAALDDDGDLSDLGVILSEFPLPPELAKALLASCEFDCVDEMLTLAAMLTAAPGFTSPPLCAEEAALRRALEHADGDHSSLIQVYEAFIQSGADKAWCQARGLNWTALCQAHKLRGELLELMQRIELPLSQPAFGSEQNRRDLQKALVSGYFLKVARDTDGTGNYLLLTHKHVAQLSPYCCYRSRRAPARPPPWVLYHNFSISKDNCLSIVSEIQPQMLVELAPPYFLSNLPPSESRDLLNQLREEMADSSTGSESSSTQELGNACVLQ
- the DQX1 gene encoding ATP-dependent RNA helicase DQX1 isoform X2, coding for MASQLLGLAEESGPSPGESGLAVNPFDGLPFSSRYYELLEQRRALPIWAARFIFLEQLESSPSGVVLVSGEPGSGKSTQIPQWCAEFVLARGFQKGQVTVTQPYPLAALSLALRVADEMDLTLGHEVGYSIPQEDCTGPDTLLRFCWDRLLLQEVASTRGTGAWDVLVLDEAQERSVASDLLQGLLRDAKLGNLPGDPRVIVVTDPALEPKLQAFWGNPPIVHVPRGPGECPTPIYRDSVPTDRVEAACQAVLELCQQEAPGDVLVYLPSEEEISLCCESLSREAGHLALQRPPPQVLPLHPGHGQAIQAVYQDIDSGVRKVVVTHWLADFSFSLPSIRHVIDSGLELRSIRAESQVLRPISRCQAEARRLRARGVPPGSCFCLYPKSFLELEAPPLPQPRVCEENLSPLLLLLKRRQIAEPGECHFLDRPAPEALMQALEDLDYLAALDDDGDLSDLGVILSEFPLPPELAKALLASCEFDCVDEMLTLAAMLTAAPGFTSPPLCAEEAALRRALEHADGDHSSLIQVYEAFIQSGADKAWCQARGLNWTALCQAHKLRGELLELMQRIELPLSQPAFGSEQNRRDLQKALVSGYFLKVARDTDGTGNYLLLTHKHVAQLSPYCCYRSRRAPARPPPWVLYHNFSISKDNCLSIVSEIQPQMLVELAPPYFLSNLPPSESRDLLNQLREEMADSSTGSESSSTQELGNACVLQ
- the DQX1 gene encoding ATP-dependent RNA helicase DQX1 isoform X3; its protein translation is MDLTLGHEVGYSIPQEDCTGPDTLLRFCWDRLLLQEVASTRGTGAWDVLVLDEAQERSVASDLLQGLLRDAKLGNLPGDPRVIVVTDPALEPKLQAFWGNPPIVHVPRGPGECPTPIYRDSVPTDRVEAACQAVLELCQQEAPGDVLVYLPSEEEISLCCESLSREAGHLALQRPPPQVLPLHPGHGQAIQAVYQDIDSGVRKVVVTHWLADFSFSLPSIRHVIDSGLELRSVYNPQIRAESQVLRPISRCQAEARRLRARGVPPGSCFCLYPKSFLELEAPPLPQPRVCEENLSPLLLLLKRRQIAEPGECHFLDRPAPEALMQALEDLDYLAALDDDGDLSDLGVILSEFPLPPELAKALLASCEFDCVDEMLTLAAMLTAAPGFTSPPLCAEEAALRRALEHADGDHSSLIQVYEAFIQSGADKAWCQARGLNWTALCQAHKLRGELLELMQRIELPLSQPAFGSEQNRRDLQKALVSGYFLKVARDTDGTGNYLLLTHKHVAQLSPYCCYRSRRAPARPPPWVLYHNFSISKDNCLSIVSEIQPQMLVELAPPYFLSNLPPSESRDLLNQLREEMADSSTGSESSSTQELGNACVLQ